One Apteryx mantelli isolate bAptMan1 chromosome 22, bAptMan1.hap1, whole genome shotgun sequence genomic region harbors:
- the NIPSNAP2 gene encoding protein NipSnap homolog 2 encodes MAARVLLRRSLAGASAGPRLPPGGGLALRGLVSSASRPREDSWLKSLFVRKVDPRKDAHSNLLAKRETSSLYKLQIHNVKPECLDAYNKLCQEVLPKIHEEKHYPCALVGTWNTWYGEQDQAVHLWRYEGGYPALNEVMSKLRQNKEFTEFRKERGNMLLSRKNQLLLEFSFWNEPVPREGPNIYELRSYQLRPGTMIEWGNYWARAIRFRQDNNEAVGGFFSQIGQLYMVHHLWAYKDLQTREDIRNAAWHKPGWDELVYYTVPLIQEMESRIMIPLKISPLQ; translated from the exons ATGGCGGCGCGAGTGCTGCTGCGGCGGAGCCTGGCGGGAGCCAGCGCCGGGCCGCGcctcccgcccggcggcggcctgGCCCTCAG GGGGCTGGTATCATCAGCTAGCAGACCTCGTGAAGACAGTTGGTTAAAATCGCTATTTGTTCGCAAAGTTGATCCAAGGAAAGATGCTCACTCCAACCTTCTAGCCAAAAGGGAGACCAGCAGTCTGTATAAACTACAGA TTCACAATGTGAAACCAGAATGTCTAGATGCCTACAACAAGCTTTG TCAAGAGGTGCTGCCAAAGATTCATGAAGAAAAACACTACCCATGTGCACTGGTGGGGACTTGGAACACGTGGTACGGAGAGCAAGATCAGGCTG ttCATCTCTGGAGGTATGAGGGAGGCTATCCAGCTCTCAATGAGGTCATGAGTAAGCTCCGGCAGAATAAG GAATTCACAGAGTTTCGCAAAGAAAGAGGTAACATGCTTCTCTCTCGGAAGAACCAATTATTGTTGGAGTTCAGTTTCTGGAATGAACCTGTTCCCAGGGAGGGGCCCAACATTTATGAACTAAGGTCCTATCAACTTAGA ccTGGAACAATGATTGAGTGGGGAAATTACTG GGCTCGTGCAATTCGTTTTCGGCAGGATAATAATGAAGCAGTTGGAGGATTTTTCTCACAGATTGGGCAGCTGTATATGGTTCATCACCTTTGGG CTTACAAAGATCTTCAAACCAGAGAAGATATAAGGAACGCCGCATGGCATAAACCTGGCTGGGATGAACTAGTCTATTATACAG TGCCCCTTATTCAGGAAATGGAGTCCAGAATCATGATACCATTGAAGATTTCTCCACTTCAGTAA